In a genomic window of Chryseobacterium sp. G0162:
- a CDS encoding SDR family NAD(P)-dependent oxidoreductase, whose translation MRKEEQFQQTLLRRTVVITGSSSGVGRAAAEAFALEGCNIVIVARGQKGIDEVVELCKGMGVEVLGISADTSVAADIERVAEETLSRFGRIDIWVNNAGVMASGKFEEIPMEIHEQVIKTNLFGYMHGAYNAIKIFKKQNEGILINNVSIGGYMPAPYSSVYSATKYGIKGMMDGLQGEISNYTNIHVCNLYPQLQKSTGNLHSAKYSGFKMGIPPIASDPRDTAAKMVELARKPKKDLFPDFRSYAITSIYRLFPKVVINTASAGVRLMMKIKNGPEVSGNILEPSKDPHRIYGRPPLNTSKSVKVAALIGVLAGFAIIALKRGIADKSNKSIDL comes from the coding sequence ATGAGAAAAGAAGAACAATTTCAACAGACTTTATTGCGAAGAACAGTTGTAATAACAGGCTCTAGCAGTGGAGTAGGAAGGGCTGCTGCAGAGGCTTTTGCATTGGAAGGGTGCAATATAGTTATCGTAGCCAGAGGACAGAAAGGTATAGATGAAGTGGTTGAGCTTTGCAAAGGAATGGGAGTAGAAGTATTGGGAATTTCCGCAGATACCTCCGTTGCTGCAGATATAGAAAGGGTAGCAGAAGAGACATTGTCCAGATTTGGCAGAATTGATATATGGGTAAATAATGCTGGGGTTATGGCGAGTGGAAAATTTGAAGAGATTCCAATGGAGATTCACGAACAGGTTATTAAAACTAATCTATTTGGCTATATGCATGGAGCTTACAATGCCATTAAAATTTTCAAAAAACAAAATGAAGGGATATTGATTAATAATGTTTCTATAGGAGGATATATGCCCGCACCTTACAGTTCAGTTTACTCAGCAACTAAGTACGGTATTAAAGGCATGATGGATGGCCTTCAAGGCGAAATTTCAAATTATACAAATATTCATGTCTGTAATTTATACCCCCAACTTCAAAAATCAACCGGGAATCTTCATTCTGCAAAATACTCAGGATTTAAGATGGGTATACCTCCCATTGCTTCAGATCCACGGGATACTGCTGCAAAAATGGTTGAATTAGCTAGGAAACCGAAAAAAGATTTATTTCCCGATTTCAGATCTTATGCAATTACTTCAATTTACAGACTTTTTCCTAAAGTAGTAATCAATACGGCATCAGCGGGTGTACGGTTAATGATGAAAATAAAGAATGGTCCTGAAGTATCGGGGAATATACTTGAGCCTTCGAAAGACCCACACAGAATATACGGTAGACCTCCTTTAAATACGTCCAAAAGCGTTAAAGTAGCTGCATTAATTGGAGTTTTGGCTGGATTTGCCATAATTGCGTTAAAAAGAGGCATCGCAGATAAGAGCAATAAGAGTATTGACTTATAA
- a CDS encoding NAD(P)/FAD-dependent oxidoreductase, with translation MSDAAKKTACDNLKRLGVNILLNVSVRDYVEENVILSDGRKIKTETLIWTSGVTGREVLGIPETSISKGRRLLVDEYNRVIGFNNVGALEDICLQLTDKNYPKGHPQPAQLAIQQAKLAAKNFIKLYNQQPLQYFVYKDKGSMAIISKYKAVVVLPQKMGLNDHPVTENNKKKFMTVGYYIFGAIVTKFIYDKIK, from the coding sequence ATGAGTGATGCTGCAAAAAAAACCGCATGTGATAATTTAAAAAGACTCGGCGTCAATATTCTTCTAAACGTTTCAGTAAGAGATTACGTTGAGGAAAATGTAATACTATCAGACGGAAGAAAAATAAAAACAGAAACACTCATCTGGACTTCCGGGGTAACCGGCCGTGAAGTATTGGGAATTCCTGAAACGAGTATAAGTAAAGGAAGAAGATTATTAGTTGATGAATACAACAGAGTTATAGGATTTAATAATGTCGGGGCATTAGAAGATATCTGTTTACAGTTAACGGATAAAAATTATCCTAAAGGACATCCTCAGCCTGCTCAGCTTGCTATTCAACAAGCAAAATTAGCCGCTAAAAATTTTATAAAACTCTATAACCAACAACCTTTACAATATTTTGTGTATAAAGACAAAGGAAGCATGGCCATTATTTCAAAATATAAAGCCGTAGTTGTTCTTCCTCAAAAAATGGGTTTGAATGATCATCCTGTAACAGAGAATAATAAAAAGAAATTCATGACCGTCGGATATTATATTTTCGGTGCAATAGTTACCAAATTTATCTATGATAAAATTAAGTAA
- a CDS encoding PA2169 family four-helix-bundle protein, translating to MENNKTISALNELLHITNDRIKGFESVEGQVWESYSDLKGEYDKMISQSKIMKNEIINLITERGGNPDEETSSLAGSLHRTWIDIKNSIPTSNSDKETLENVVFGEKHAIEAYDNALKSGDLCSESSKIIAEQLRQLRISYHQFNNIEHYKKRDE from the coding sequence ATGGAAAATAATAAAACAATTTCAGCACTTAATGAATTACTTCATATTACCAATGACAGAATTAAAGGTTTTGAAAGCGTAGAAGGACAAGTTTGGGAAAGCTATTCTGATCTAAAGGGTGAATATGATAAAATGATCTCTCAGTCAAAAATAATGAAGAATGAAATTATTAATCTCATTACTGAAAGAGGTGGAAATCCTGATGAAGAAACATCATCATTGGCTGGTAGTCTACACCGGACCTGGATCGATATTAAAAATTCCATACCTACAAGTAATAGTGATAAAGAAACCTTGGAGAATGTAGTTTTTGGCGAAAAACATGCTATTGAAGCATACGATAATGCATTGAAAAGCGGTGATCTTTGTAGCGAAAGTTCAAAAATAATTGCGGAACAGCTGAGACAACTGCGCATTTCTTACCATCAGTTCAATAACATCGAACATTATAAAAAGAGAGATGAATAA
- a CDS encoding YihY/virulence factor BrkB family protein, with protein sequence MKTINNLWEILKGTYKDWSARDLGTEAASLAYSAIFSIPGLLIIVIWLTGIFFGEEAVRGEITKLIGSMMGKDVGKSLEEMVVAGMVDKKNIVMKIIGIVTLVFGATSLFFQFQKSLNKLWDIVATPKKAWEKYLLDRANSLGMIIVIAFLMLITLLLSSFIGLANDWVIHRFGLETLVLVNIINIVVGFLVTLFLFAAMFKILPDVELQWKSVWVGAAVTAALFTLGKYILTFYFETFNPSSAFGTAGTVILLLLWINYTCQIIFFGAEFTKVYAKKMGHQLKPSKHAKWSPQIVSKEDSKNIVTAEKAPDKTVKDSTI encoded by the coding sequence ATGAAAACAATTAATAATCTTTGGGAAATACTTAAAGGTACCTATAAGGACTGGAGTGCACGGGATCTGGGAACCGAGGCTGCCAGCTTAGCCTATAGCGCAATTTTTTCGATTCCTGGACTCTTAATTATAGTTATATGGCTCACGGGTATATTCTTTGGTGAAGAAGCGGTACGGGGAGAAATCACTAAACTCATCGGGAGCATGATGGGGAAAGATGTTGGTAAGAGTCTTGAAGAAATGGTCGTAGCCGGCATGGTGGATAAAAAGAACATCGTTATGAAAATCATTGGAATCGTTACGCTTGTTTTTGGGGCAACTTCACTTTTCTTCCAATTTCAAAAGTCCCTAAATAAGCTGTGGGATATCGTGGCAACTCCTAAAAAGGCTTGGGAAAAATATCTTCTCGACCGTGCGAATTCTCTGGGGATGATTATTGTCATTGCATTTCTTATGCTCATTACCTTGCTGCTGAGTTCTTTCATCGGTCTTGCTAACGATTGGGTTATCCACCGTTTCGGGTTAGAAACCCTGGTTTTGGTGAATATTATTAATATTGTTGTAGGCTTTCTGGTTACACTATTTCTTTTCGCAGCCATGTTCAAAATTCTGCCGGATGTTGAGTTACAATGGAAATCCGTGTGGGTTGGAGCTGCAGTAACTGCTGCACTGTTTACACTTGGAAAGTATATCCTCACTTTTTATTTTGAAACGTTCAATCCAAGTTCTGCATTTGGTACTGCCGGGACTGTTATTTTACTGCTGTTGTGGATTAATTACACCTGCCAGATTATTTTCTTTGGTGCAGAATTCACTAAGGTCTACGCTAAAAAAATGGGGCATCAACTTAAACCTTCAAAACATGCAAAATGGAGCCCGCAAATAGTATCTAAAGAAGATTCGAAAAACATAGTAACTGCTGAAAAAGCTCCCGATAAAACGGTGAAAGATTCGACGATTTAG
- a CDS encoding CinA family protein codes for MEFNKILLEQINEEFMSCDQTISLAESVTAGAMQLAFSEMTNSKLFYKGGITVHSPDKIVKLLKVETSEIKNSNCVSSLFADKL; via the coding sequence ATGGAATTTAACAAGATCCTTTTGGAACAAATCAATGAAGAATTTATGAGTTGTGATCAAACCATTTCTCTTGCAGAAAGTGTTACCGCTGGTGCGATGCAGCTTGCATTTTCGGAAATGACTAATTCAAAATTATTTTATAAAGGCGGTATCACGGTACATAGTCCTGATAAAATAGTGAAGCTATTGAAGGTAGAGACTTCTGAGATCAAAAATTCTAATTGTGTATCCAGCCTTTTTGCTGACAAGTTATGA
- a CDS encoding ferritin-like domain-containing protein, with product MATKTTGNTTTGTADKKMAVDNATVKESEMKNAPLHKFFVDALKDIYYAEHKLVDALQTMHDAATTEELKDAFEDHQLQTKKHISRLEKVFKLINENPEQKKCEAMDGLIKEGEEIIKSTEEGTMTRDAALIIAAQKVEHYEIASYGGLTQLAITMGHDKAAELLEKTLQEEEDTDYNLTEIAETNINFDAQQED from the coding sequence ATGGCAACTAAAACAACAGGAAACACGACAACCGGCACTGCTGATAAAAAAATGGCAGTAGACAATGCTACAGTAAAAGAAAGTGAGATGAAAAATGCTCCGCTGCATAAATTTTTTGTAGATGCATTAAAAGACATTTATTACGCTGAGCATAAATTAGTAGATGCATTGCAGACTATGCATGACGCAGCAACAACAGAAGAGCTTAAAGATGCTTTTGAGGATCATCAGTTACAGACTAAAAAGCATATAAGCCGCTTGGAGAAAGTTTTTAAACTCATTAATGAGAATCCGGAGCAGAAAAAATGTGAAGCAATGGATGGATTGATTAAGGAAGGCGAAGAAATCATTAAATCTACGGAAGAAGGCACGATGACAAGAGATGCAGCTCTGATAATCGCGGCGCAGAAGGTAGAACATTATGAGATTGCAAGCTATGGAGGCCTAACGCAACTTGCTATTACTATGGGACACGATAAGGCTGCTGAGCTGTTAGAAAAAACACTGCAGGAGGAAGAAGATACAGATTACAACCTTACGGAAATTGCAGAAACTAACATTAATTTTGATGCTCAGCAAGAAGATTAA
- a CDS encoding KGG domain-containing protein — protein MNTRNSNNRSSGRNSSDDDQSMLEEAYQLGYEHGYNDGSEDEEYDDDFSDFEDYFDEEGGYDDEDYDDDDYDDDDYDYDDDDDNRGRGSRGGSRGNRGGSQNRDSQGRFTSGGRGSSGSSSRGGSRSGSGSRSGGSGRSSGSGSGSRSNSGSVRSGSNSGGSSRNSNSRSGGNSGSGRGRSSSSGSGSGRGSNPNSGSGGNNRGSNSGGGTSKRGFASMSKSERTRIARMGGQASHGGGRSSGSGRSGFGGRRNS, from the coding sequence ATGAACACTAGAAATTCAAACAACAGAAGTTCAGGCAGAAATTCATCAGATGATGACCAGTCAATGCTTGAAGAAGCGTACCAATTAGGTTATGAGCATGGTTATAACGACGGAAGTGAAGATGAGGAGTACGATGATGATTTCTCAGATTTTGAAGACTATTTCGATGAGGAAGGAGGGTATGATGATGAGGATTATGATGACGATGACTATGATGACGACGACTATGACTATGATGATGACGACGATAATAGAGGCAGAGGTTCAAGAGGCGGAAGCAGAGGAAATAGAGGTGGTAGTCAAAACAGGGATAGTCAGGGAAGGTTTACTTCTGGTGGAAGAGGAAGTTCTGGAAGCAGCTCTCGTGGAGGATCCCGTTCTGGCTCCGGATCTAGGTCAGGAGGAAGCGGAAGATCTTCAGGATCTGGCTCAGGATCAAGATCAAATTCAGGATCAGTAAGATCAGGATCAAATAGTGGAGGAAGCTCAAGAAACTCCAATTCAAGATCGGGTGGAAATAGTGGCTCAGGAAGAGGGCGTAGCTCAAGCTCCGGTTCAGGAAGCGGCCGTGGCTCTAATCCTAACTCCGGTTCAGGAGGTAATAACAGAGGTTCAAATTCAGGAGGCGGAACATCAAAAAGAGGTTTTGCTTCAATGAGTAAATCTGAACGTACAAGAATAGCCAGAATGGGAGGCCAGGCTTCTCATGGCGGTGGAAGATCTTCAGGATCCGGCAGATCAGGATTCGGAGGCAGACGTAATTCATAA
- a CDS encoding SDR family oxidoreductase, which yields MERLQLQNKSVLITGADNGIGKAIALLFAKEGADISFIYYKDDKDAEKTKLEIEALGRRAICFGGDINDIDFCKVTVSKTVAEFGKIDILVNNAGTQIPADNIIDLTEASIRKTFNSNIIGMILLTKEVFPNLKKGSSIVNTTSAVAYIGHEELLDYSATKGAIVSFTRSLALQAKPKGIRVNAVAPGPVATPLTEKTFGEEEDDQSKPPLERNANTDEIASSYLFLATDASAQMTGQVLHPNG from the coding sequence ATGGAGAGGTTGCAATTGCAGAATAAATCAGTGCTCATTACAGGAGCAGACAACGGAATAGGTAAAGCAATTGCCTTATTATTTGCCAAAGAAGGTGCGGATATTTCTTTTATCTATTATAAAGACGACAAAGATGCAGAAAAAACAAAATTGGAAATTGAAGCTCTAGGCAGGCGTGCTATATGTTTTGGCGGAGATATCAATGATATAGATTTTTGTAAAGTAACCGTCTCAAAAACAGTTGCTGAGTTTGGGAAAATTGATATTCTAGTAAATAATGCAGGAACACAAATTCCTGCAGATAATATTATTGACCTTACAGAAGCAAGCATCAGAAAGACATTTAATTCCAATATCATTGGAATGATTTTACTTACCAAGGAAGTTTTTCCCAATTTAAAAAAAGGGAGTTCCATTGTTAATACGACCTCCGCAGTCGCTTATATTGGGCATGAAGAATTATTAGATTATTCAGCTACAAAAGGGGCAATTGTTTCTTTTACGAGATCGCTGGCATTACAGGCGAAACCTAAAGGGATTCGGGTCAATGCAGTAGCACCTGGACCGGTAGCGACACCACTTACTGAGAAAACTTTTGGTGAAGAAGAAGACGATCAAAGCAAACCTCCATTGGAAAGAAATGCCAATACGGATGAGATTGCTTCAAGTTATCTGTTTTTAGCTACCGATGCTTCAGCACAGATGACGGGGCAGGTTCTCCATCCGAACGGTTGA
- a CDS encoding SDR family NAD(P)-dependent oxidoreductase: MEIKNQYVLITVATSGIGYELAKLFAKNGYHLVIVSRSHDQLLEKANEFKKYGVKVVTQAKNLFKEDDVFSMYAELRLNDISPEILVNDAGQGFYGKFEDTDIHRELDIVRLNINAVLILTKLFLKDRIGKGSGKILNLASIASKAPGPWQSVYHGSKAFILSWSEAIREELKDTGITVTALLPGPTDTDFFNKAQMNRSKIMEDKESFSTPEEVAKDGYDALMNGEDKIISGLKNKLTVAMSNLASDSMAAYRMRKMQEPQDV; this comes from the coding sequence ATGGAAATCAAAAATCAATATGTACTGATCACCGTTGCAACCAGTGGAATCGGATATGAACTGGCGAAATTATTCGCAAAAAATGGCTACCATCTGGTTATTGTATCGCGCAGTCATGATCAACTGCTTGAAAAAGCCAATGAATTTAAAAAATATGGTGTTAAGGTGGTAACCCAGGCAAAAAATCTCTTTAAAGAAGATGATGTTTTTTCTATGTATGCCGAACTTAGACTCAACGATATTAGTCCGGAAATATTGGTGAATGACGCAGGACAGGGCTTCTATGGAAAATTTGAAGATACAGATATACATCGGGAATTGGATATTGTCAGGCTCAATATAAATGCAGTTCTGATTTTAACCAAACTTTTCCTAAAGGATCGTATCGGTAAAGGATCAGGAAAAATACTAAATCTGGCTTCAATCGCAAGTAAAGCACCCGGTCCATGGCAATCAGTTTATCACGGAAGTAAAGCTTTTATCTTATCATGGTCTGAGGCGATTCGTGAAGAATTAAAAGATACCGGAATTACGGTTACTGCACTTCTTCCAGGACCGACCGATACGGATTTTTTCAACAAAGCACAGATGAACAGAAGTAAGATTATGGAAGATAAAGAGAGTTTCAGCACTCCGGAAGAAGTGGCTAAGGATGGCTATGATGCTCTGATGAATGGAGAGGATAAAATAATCTCGGGGTTGAAAAATAAATTAACGGTAGCCATGTCTAATCTGGCAAGCGATAGCATGGCAGCATATCGTATGAGAAAAATGCAGGAACCACAAGATGTATAA
- a CDS encoding CinA family protein has protein sequence MEFKKSLLDYIGWALKSAHESVSVAESVTAGCLQFSFSQMKDASEFFKGGITAYTLEEKVKLLKVDEQEAIKCDCVSKEVADEMALNVSALFNTDWGISVTGYATSVKESDQKIFAHFSFAYKNEIILSKKLELHHKTKTSTAQLYYAEFILGCFKCELNQIIILK, from the coding sequence ATGGAATTTAAAAAGTCTTTGTTGGATTATATCGGCTGGGCGCTGAAATCTGCCCATGAATCAGTTTCTGTAGCAGAAAGTGTTACTGCTGGCTGCTTGCAGTTTTCATTTTCGCAGATGAAAGATGCCTCTGAATTTTTTAAAGGCGGCATAACTGCCTATACTCTTGAGGAAAAAGTAAAACTTTTGAAAGTTGATGAGCAGGAAGCGATAAAGTGTGATTGTGTTTCTAAGGAAGTTGCCGATGAAATGGCGTTGAATGTTAGTGCATTATTCAATACAGACTGGGGAATATCTGTTACGGGATATGCAACTTCTGTGAAAGAATCGGATCAAAAAATTTTCGCGCATTTTTCATTTGCCTACAAAAATGAAATCATTTTATCCAAAAAACTGGAACTGCACCATAAAACAAAGACTTCAACAGCCCAGCTGTATTACGCAGAATTTATTCTCGGATGCTTTAAATGTGAACTTAATCAAATAATTATTTTAAAATAA
- a CDS encoding alcohol dehydrogenase catalytic domain-containing protein has product MTTWITNKHQTIKYNNIEAEVFHSPGNITCDTVDDPKIEDQNDIILRVTSTAICGSDLHMYSGGIPQPRPMVMGHEFMGIVEELGKNINHLQAGYRVIVLFPIACGGCYFCQHDLPSGCENSNIENYGPEGGLVTEKGGGMFGYTDLYGGYNGGQAQYVRVPYANFGPRNVSDSLTDEQVLFLTDIFPTGYTGVMWADLKGGETVAIFGAGPVGSMAVKSAILHHAKKVIVIDTLQYRLDQIKNLTGCETILWEDAKQTVDEIRSMTNGRGADLCIDAVGFEPDRNLMDRAKAVVNFEKGSIKVLDACMNGVRRGGFVSILGVYPMNYDNFRVGQLFDKGITLKAGQSPVHAIIDKLMKYVETGQVKLDDIITHRLSLDEVAKEYELFDKKQDGCVKVVLDPWR; this is encoded by the coding sequence ATGACCACATGGATAACGAATAAACACCAAACCATAAAATATAACAATATAGAAGCAGAGGTTTTTCATTCACCGGGTAACATTACCTGCGATACCGTCGATGATCCAAAGATTGAAGATCAAAATGATATCATTCTTCGTGTAACTTCCACCGCAATCTGTGGTAGTGACCTTCACATGTATTCGGGAGGAATTCCTCAGCCGCGTCCTATGGTAATGGGACATGAGTTTATGGGAATTGTGGAGGAATTAGGAAAAAACATCAATCATCTACAAGCGGGTTACAGAGTTATTGTACTATTTCCGATTGCATGCGGAGGGTGTTATTTCTGCCAGCATGATTTACCATCAGGTTGTGAAAACTCCAATATAGAAAATTATGGTCCCGAAGGAGGCTTGGTTACTGAAAAAGGAGGGGGAATGTTTGGTTATACCGATCTGTATGGTGGGTATAATGGCGGGCAGGCACAATATGTAAGAGTTCCTTATGCTAATTTCGGGCCTAGAAATGTTTCTGATTCATTGACTGATGAACAGGTGCTTTTTCTTACCGATATTTTTCCTACAGGCTATACCGGCGTAATGTGGGCGGATCTTAAAGGTGGAGAAACGGTAGCTATTTTCGGTGCAGGGCCTGTGGGATCAATGGCCGTAAAAAGTGCTATTCTTCATCATGCAAAAAAAGTAATTGTTATTGATACCCTTCAATATAGACTGGACCAGATAAAAAATCTTACAGGATGCGAAACCATTCTTTGGGAAGATGCTAAACAGACTGTTGACGAAATCAGAAGCATGACCAATGGCAGAGGTGCCGATTTATGCATAGATGCTGTAGGTTTTGAACCGGACAGAAATCTGATGGATAGAGCAAAGGCAGTTGTCAATTTTGAAAAAGGTTCTATCAAAGTGCTGGATGCGTGTATGAATGGAGTAAGACGTGGAGGTTTTGTTTCCATATTAGGAGTCTATCCCATGAATTATGACAATTTTAGGGTAGGTCAGCTTTTTGATAAAGGCATTACGCTTAAAGCGGGGCAATCTCCGGTTCATGCAATCATTGATAAATTAATGAAATATGTAGAAACCGGGCAGGTAAAACTCGATGATATCATAACGCACCGCCTTTCCCTTGATGAGGTGGCAAAAGAATATGAATTATTTGATAAAAAGCAGGACGGATGTGTAAAAGTCGTGCTTGATCCCTGGAGATAA
- a CDS encoding DUF4142 domain-containing protein, which translates to MKKTILIIAAIAAITACNKKETTTVDHTADHSEISAPVDSGAMPGDSLSTSQTSSEATSLNDQDRKFANAAAKGGMMEVMAGEWASQNATNPTVKKLGEMMVKDHSKANEELKQWASKTAYTLPTGLDADQQKIYDDLKAKKGADFDRMYTDMMVKDHEKTIADFKKEAAEGSESSLKNFATKTLPTLDHHLMESKKAKDAVK; encoded by the coding sequence ATGAAAAAGACAATTCTAATCATTGCAGCCATTGCTGCAATAACGGCATGTAACAAAAAAGAAACCACTACTGTTGATCATACAGCTGATCACAGCGAAATATCTGCTCCTGTTGATTCGGGTGCAATGCCTGGAGATTCTCTTTCAACTTCCCAAACCTCTTCTGAAGCAACATCATTAAATGATCAGGATCGAAAATTTGCTAATGCAGCAGCAAAAGGAGGAATGATGGAAGTGATGGCGGGAGAATGGGCATCCCAAAATGCGACCAACCCAACAGTTAAAAAACTGGGTGAAATGATGGTAAAGGATCACTCCAAAGCCAACGAAGAATTAAAGCAGTGGGCCTCTAAAACCGCTTACACTCTGCCTACCGGCTTAGATGCAGACCAACAGAAGATATACGATGATCTGAAGGCAAAAAAAGGAGCTGATTTTGATCGTATGTATACCGATATGATGGTTAAGGATCATGAAAAAACAATAGCTGATTTCAAGAAAGAAGCTGCTGAAGGTTCCGAATCCTCTCTGAAAAATTTTGCCACTAAAACGCTTCCCACTTTAGATCATCATTTAATGGAATCTAAAAAAGCAAAAGATGCTGTAAAATAA